A genome region from Bacteroides stercoris ATCC 43183 includes the following:
- a CDS encoding reverse transcriptase/maturase family protein: protein MRDPQQVLNALCEHSKDSDYRYERLYRILFNEEMFFIAYQRTYANQGNMTPGSDGRTIDRMSIDRIRKIVASLRDESYQPYPARRVYIPKKNGKKRPLGIPSFEDKLVQEVVHMILEAIYEGHFEDTSHGFRPNRSCHTALRDIRVTFKGTRWFIEGDIKGFFDNIDHNIMIDILRERISDERFLRLIRKFLNAGYMEKWTYNNTYSGTPQGGIISPILANIYLDKFDKYIKEYAENFNKGKGRRLTCEYQRNRNQRNALRWKLEDETDENRKAELKSKIARLRKQMLDIPATRDMDDTFKRLKYVRYADDFLIGMIGSKEECKIVKADITTFMREKLKLEMSQEKTLITNAQEPAKFLGYEIMARRSMDHTRTRSGLQRRPWLGTIVLNVSYETVLKRLQSYDAVRITQVNRKETLKPSSRKYMVNRQDADILAQYNLELRGFYNYYSIADNISYWGWKFNYFMKYSMLKTLGRKHKRTVGQILEKYRDGTDVVIPYKDNKGNEKQRVWYNGGFRCKRFTDIYEDNHYDNIPNTMYLPAPTLVERLKERRCELCGKMGDLVMHHVRNINQLKAGTRWNTMMIKRHRKTLAVCHDCDALIHKSYD from the coding sequence ATGAGAGATCCACAGCAAGTATTAAACGCTTTATGCGAACATAGTAAAGATTCGGATTACCGATACGAAAGGCTCTACCGAATTCTGTTTAATGAGGAAATGTTCTTCATAGCCTATCAGCGTACATATGCCAATCAAGGTAATATGACGCCCGGCAGCGATGGTAGAACCATCGACCGAATGAGCATTGACCGCATACGGAAAATAGTGGCAAGTCTGAGGGATGAATCTTATCAGCCCTATCCTGCCCGTCGAGTATACATTCCTAAAAAGAATGGAAAGAAACGCCCGTTGGGTATTCCCTCTTTTGAGGATAAACTCGTGCAGGAAGTGGTACATATGATTCTGGAAGCCATTTACGAAGGACACTTTGAGGATACCTCACATGGATTCCGCCCCAATAGAAGTTGTCACACAGCATTAAGAGATATAAGGGTGACATTCAAAGGAACACGATGGTTTATTGAAGGTGACATCAAAGGCTTCTTTGATAATATTGACCATAATATTATGATCGATATCCTCAGAGAACGCATCTCCGATGAACGGTTCCTGCGTTTAATCCGCAAATTCTTAAATGCAGGCTATATGGAGAAATGGACATACAACAATACTTACTCGGGAACACCACAAGGTGGTATCATCAGCCCTATATTGGCTAATATCTACCTTGATAAGTTCGACAAGTACATAAAGGAGTATGCCGAAAATTTCAATAAAGGCAAAGGACGGAGGCTAACCTGTGAATATCAACGTAATCGGAATCAGAGAAATGCATTACGATGGAAACTGGAAGACGAAACGGATGAAAACCGTAAAGCTGAACTGAAATCAAAAATTGCCCGGCTGCGCAAGCAGATGTTGGATATTCCTGCAACAAGGGACATGGATGATACATTCAAAAGATTGAAGTATGTAAGGTATGCTGATGACTTCCTTATTGGAATGATTGGCAGCAAGGAGGAATGCAAGATTGTCAAAGCCGACATTACGACTTTCATGAGAGAAAAGCTCAAACTGGAGATGTCGCAGGAGAAGACTTTAATCACCAATGCACAAGAGCCTGCAAAATTCCTTGGATATGAAATCATGGCACGTCGTTCTATGGATCATACACGCACACGGAGTGGGTTACAACGCCGTCCGTGGCTGGGAACAATTGTGTTGAATGTATCTTACGAAACCGTACTTAAGCGCCTTCAATCCTATGATGCTGTGCGTATCACACAAGTTAATAGGAAAGAGACTCTTAAGCCTTCGTCTCGTAAGTATATGGTAAATAGACAAGACGCAGATATTCTGGCGCAATACAATCTTGAATTGCGGGGATTCTACAACTACTATTCCATTGCGGACAATATCAGTTATTGGGGGTGGAAGTTCAATTATTTCATGAAGTACAGCATGCTTAAAACGCTCGGTCGAAAACACAAAAGAACTGTCGGACAAATACTCGAAAAGTATAGGGACGGGACGGATGTGGTTATCCCTTATAAGGATAATAAAGGAAACGAGAAACAAAGAGTATGGTATAACGGTGGGTTCAGATGCAAACGTTTCACAGACATCTATGAGGATAACCATTACGACAATATACCGAACACGATGTATCTTCCTGCCCCCACACTTGTGGAAAGGCTTAAAGAGAGAAGATGTGAACTATGTGGAAAAATGGGAGACCTTGTGATGCATCATGTACGTAACATCAATCAACTGAAAGCTGGTACAAGATGGAATACCATGATGATTAAACGACATCGTAAAACACTCGCGGTCTGTCACGACTGTGATGCATTAATCCACAAAAGCTATGATTAA